Proteins encoded together in one Fluviicola sp. window:
- a CDS encoding DUF1573 domain-containing protein yields MKANTLLLILSFVFTLGVKQASAQPQVLTGPQIQFEKESHDYGTIENGANGDCVFVFKNTGNAPLILENVKGSCSCTVPQWPTEPIQPGATGEIKVHYNTATAGPINKSVTITSNAVNESVKVVRIKGNVLTAKVPETKTEAVSTN; encoded by the coding sequence ATGAAAGCAAATACACTTCTTTTAATCTTAAGTTTTGTTTTTACACTGGGTGTAAAACAAGCATCGGCTCAGCCACAAGTTTTGACAGGGCCGCAAATTCAATTCGAGAAAGAATCGCACGATTATGGAACGATTGAGAACGGAGCAAACGGCGATTGCGTCTTTGTATTCAAAAACACGGGAAATGCTCCGTTGATCCTCGAAAATGTGAAAGGTTCCTGTTCGTGTACCGTGCCTCAATGGCCTACAGAACCGATCCAGCCGGGAGCAACCGGTGAGATCAAGGTGCATTACAACACCGCTACTGCAGGTCCGATCAATAAATCCGTTACGATCACATCCAATGCAGTGAATGAGTCGGTGAAAGTAGTACGCATCAAAGGAAATGTGCTTACTGCGAAAGTGCCTGAAACTAAAACGGAAGCCGTTTCGACGAACTAA
- a CDS encoding DUF1573 domain-containing protein: MRVLTIAFLLLNSAFCIGQKAEFSVDKAVFTFPKTKEGPVISHDYVITNTGDAPLIISDYKVSCPCTKAILPEPIPPGKSAVMHVTFETKGKYYEQDRSIILSTNTKKGTEKVRFKVFVIPEGE; this comes from the coding sequence ATGCGTGTTTTAACTATCGCATTTCTGCTATTGAATTCCGCTTTTTGCATCGGTCAGAAAGCGGAATTTTCTGTTGATAAGGCCGTGTTTACTTTCCCCAAAACAAAAGAAGGGCCGGTCATTTCACACGATTACGTTATTACCAATACCGGTGATGCGCCCCTGATCATTTCCGATTACAAAGTTTCCTGTCCTTGCACCAAAGCAATACTTCCAGAACCGATTCCTCCCGGAAAATCGGCAGTGATGCACGTGACTTTTGAGACAAAGGGAAAATACTACGAACAGGATCGTTCAATCATCCTTTCGACCAATACCAAAAAAGGAACCGAAAAGGTCCGCTTCAAAGTCTTCGTTATTCCGGAGGGAGAATAG
- a CDS encoding DUF1573 domain-containing protein: protein MKRVLFTMMLAFVAVISANTAVAQEIQSQSGAKIEFAKETHDYGNIKYGANGTCTFSFTNTGNAPLIISNAKGSCGCTVPEWPKEPIAPGAKGVITVKYDTKRPGAINKNVTITSNAVNEPTKVIRIKGNVAPQPEGTSPVNDGGAPSAH, encoded by the coding sequence ATGAAAAGAGTATTATTTACAATGATGTTAGCTTTTGTAGCTGTGATCAGTGCAAACACTGCTGTAGCTCAGGAAATTCAGAGTCAAAGCGGGGCTAAGATTGAATTTGCGAAAGAAACGCATGATTACGGAAATATCAAATACGGAGCTAATGGAACTTGTACATTTTCTTTTACAAATACAGGGAACGCGCCTTTGATTATTTCAAACGCAAAAGGATCATGTGGTTGTACGGTTCCTGAGTGGCCGAAAGAACCGATTGCTCCGGGAGCAAAAGGAGTAATTACAGTGAAGTACGATACAAAACGTCCGGGTGCTATCAACAAGAACGTAACAATCACTTCCAATGCTGTAAATGAGCCTACAAAAGTAATCCGTATCAAAGGAAACGTTGCTCCGCAACCGGAAGGAACAAGTCCTGTAAACGATGGTGGAGCTCCATCTGCTCACTAA
- the def gene encoding peptide deformylase, protein MILPIVAYGDPILKKEAVEIDQDYPELNKLIEDMFETMYEASGVGLAAPQINRSIRLFVVDGSPFAETDEDEEEDPKAEGMEGFKRVFINPIIEEEAGEAWGFHEGCLSIPKIREEVYRKEKIRMTYYDENWQFHDEWFDGYKARIIQHEYDHIEGVLFTDHLSVLKRRLLSKRLQNISQGLISVAYKMKFPTFKKGK, encoded by the coding sequence ATGATATTGCCAATTGTTGCATACGGTGACCCGATCCTGAAAAAGGAAGCGGTGGAAATCGACCAGGATTATCCGGAATTGAATAAACTGATCGAAGACATGTTTGAAACGATGTATGAAGCATCCGGAGTTGGTCTTGCTGCGCCTCAGATCAATCGCTCCATTCGTTTGTTTGTGGTAGACGGAAGTCCGTTTGCGGAAACAGATGAGGATGAAGAAGAAGATCCGAAAGCAGAAGGAATGGAAGGTTTCAAACGCGTTTTCATCAATCCGATTATTGAAGAAGAAGCCGGTGAAGCATGGGGATTCCATGAAGGATGTTTGAGTATCCCGAAAATCCGCGAAGAGGTTTACCGCAAGGAAAAGATCCGCATGACTTATTACGACGAGAACTGGCAATTCCACGATGAGTGGTTTGATGGCTATAAAGCACGGATCATTCAGCACGAATACGACCACATCGAAGGAGTATTGTTTACAGACCATCTTTCGGTATTGAAAAGAAGATTGCTGAGCAAACGACTGCAGAATATTTCCCAGGGATTGATCTCTGTAGCCTATAAAATGAAGTTCCCGACATTCAAAAAAGGAAAATAA
- the ruvX gene encoding Holliday junction resolvase RuvX yields MSKILAIDFGLKRTGLALSDDMQLFAFGLKTIDSKTLMDELKQLVAKEKVVEIVIGEPKRLDASDSHITQNVRLLKEAVQKNFPGVLVSLLDERFTSKMASAVIAQSGLKKKDREQKGLIDTVSATIILQDYLETRVK; encoded by the coding sequence TTGTCTAAAATCCTCGCAATCGATTTCGGCCTGAAAAGAACCGGTCTGGCGCTTTCCGATGACATGCAATTATTTGCATTCGGTTTAAAAACAATTGACAGCAAAACCCTGATGGATGAACTGAAGCAGCTTGTTGCGAAAGAGAAAGTGGTGGAGATTGTAATCGGTGAACCAAAAAGATTAGATGCTTCCGACTCACACATTACCCAAAATGTACGTTTATTGAAAGAAGCGGTTCAGAAGAATTTTCCGGGGGTGTTAGTGAGTTTGCTGGACGAACGGTTCACTTCAAAAATGGCTTCGGCAGTGATTGCACAAAGCGGATTGAAGAAAAAAGACCGGGAGCAAAAAGGATTGATTGATACGGTAAGTGCCACGATTATCCTCCAGGATTACCTTGAAACCCGCGTAAAATAA
- a CDS encoding 2,3,4,5-tetrahydropyridine-2,6-dicarboxylate N-succinyltransferase → MRSIIEAAWENRALLDQAETRQAIEHVIEDIDKGILRVAEPKEDGSWQVNEWVKKAVVMYFPIRKMETIEVGPFEFHDKMALKKNYAELGVRVVPHAIARYGAFVAPGVIMMPSYVNIGAYVDSGTMVDTWATVGSCAQIGKNVHLSGGVGIGGVLEPLQAAPVIIEDDAFIGSRCIVVEGVRVGKEAVLGANVCLTMSTKIIDVTGPEPVELKGYVPERSVVIPGSYTKSFPAGDFQVPCALIIGKRKASTDLKTSLNDALREHNVAV, encoded by the coding sequence ATGCGTTCCATTATTGAAGCTGCCTGGGAAAATCGGGCATTGTTAGACCAGGCCGAAACCCGCCAGGCAATTGAACACGTTATCGAAGATATCGACAAAGGAATACTGCGTGTTGCAGAGCCGAAGGAAGATGGTTCCTGGCAAGTGAACGAATGGGTAAAGAAAGCGGTTGTGATGTATTTCCCGATTCGCAAAATGGAAACCATTGAAGTGGGCCCGTTCGAATTCCACGATAAAATGGCTTTGAAAAAGAACTATGCCGAATTGGGAGTTCGCGTGGTTCCGCATGCCATTGCGCGCTACGGAGCATTTGTTGCACCGGGAGTTATTATGATGCCTTCTTACGTAAACATCGGAGCTTATGTAGATTCCGGAACGATGGTTGACACTTGGGCAACGGTTGGATCCTGTGCACAGATCGGGAAGAATGTACATTTGAGCGGTGGTGTAGGTATCGGAGGCGTATTGGAACCTTTACAGGCTGCGCCGGTGATTATCGAAGACGATGCTTTTATCGGATCGCGCTGTATCGTGGTAGAAGGAGTGCGCGTTGGAAAGGAAGCTGTTTTGGGTGCAAACGTTTGTTTGACCATGTCTACGAAAATCATTGATGTAACAGGACCGGAGCCGGTTGAACTGAAAGGATATGTTCCCGAGCGTTCGGTAGTGATCCCCGGATCTTACACCAAATCATTCCCTGCAGGAGATTTCCAGGTGCCTTGTGCTTTGATCATTGGCAAGCGCAAAGCATCTACAGATTTGAAAACTTCGTTGAACGATGCGCTGAGAGAGCACAACGTAGCTGTTTAA
- a CDS encoding aconitate hydratase, producing the protein MAVFDLDMIQKVYAAYPERVAAARKVVGRPLTLTEKILYAHLWDGAASQTYERGKSYVDFAPDRVTMQDATAQMALLQFMQAGKKKVAVPSTVHCDHLIQAKVGADADLQRSLNESSEVFNFLSSISNKYGIGFWKPGAGIIHQVMLENYAFPGGMMIGTDSHTVNGGGLGMIAIGVGGADAVDVMAGMPWELKFPKLIGVKLTGKLNGWTSAKDVILKVAQILTVKGGTGAVVEYFGDGAISLSATGKGTICNMGAEIGATTSTFGYDDAMRRYLNATGRAEVVALADQIAEHLTGDPEVYADPATYFDELIEIDLDTLEPHINGPFTPDRGTPVSKMKEEAEANGWPMKVEWGLIGSCTNSSYEDMSRAASIVEQAVKHGITPKAEFGINPGSEQVRYTIERDGIIATFEKMGTKIFTNACGPCIGQWDREGADKQEKNTIVHSFNRNFSKRADGNPNTHAFVTSPEMVAAIAISGNLGFNPLTDTLTNDKGEEVKLLPPHGDELPTKGFDVEDPGYQSPAEDGSNVEVIVKPDSTRLQLLESFPAWDGQNIHNAKLLIKAFGKCTTDHISMAGPWLRYRGHLDNISNNMLIGAENAFNHKANEVVNQLTGSTGEVPAVARAYKNAGVPSIVVGDHNYGEGSSREHAAMEPRHLGVKAVIVKSFARIHETNLKKQGMLGLTFANEADYNKILEDDTFNFIDLVDFAPGKQLTLEIVHADGSKEEIKLNHTYNEQQIDWFKAGSALNLIKLQEKSN; encoded by the coding sequence ATGGCTGTTTTCGATTTAGACATGATCCAAAAAGTCTACGCTGCATATCCTGAACGCGTAGCTGCTGCAAGAAAAGTTGTTGGTCGCCCTTTGACTTTGACAGAAAAGATATTATACGCACACCTTTGGGATGGTGCAGCTTCACAAACTTACGAAAGAGGAAAATCTTACGTGGACTTTGCGCCGGATCGCGTAACCATGCAGGATGCAACGGCCCAAATGGCCTTATTGCAATTCATGCAGGCAGGTAAAAAGAAAGTAGCGGTTCCTTCAACCGTACATTGCGACCACCTCATCCAGGCAAAAGTAGGTGCTGATGCCGATTTGCAGCGCTCATTGAACGAAAGCAGCGAAGTATTTAACTTCTTGTCGTCTATCTCCAATAAATACGGAATTGGTTTCTGGAAACCGGGTGCCGGGATTATTCACCAGGTGATGCTGGAGAACTATGCTTTCCCGGGAGGAATGATGATCGGGACGGATTCGCACACGGTAAACGGAGGCGGACTTGGAATGATCGCCATTGGTGTCGGTGGTGCCGATGCGGTGGATGTCATGGCCGGAATGCCGTGGGAGTTGAAATTCCCGAAACTGATCGGGGTGAAATTAACAGGTAAACTGAACGGATGGACTTCCGCGAAAGACGTGATCCTGAAAGTGGCACAAATTCTTACGGTAAAAGGTGGAACTGGGGCAGTGGTGGAATATTTCGGTGACGGAGCGATCTCGCTTTCTGCTACCGGAAAAGGAACGATCTGTAACATGGGTGCCGAAATCGGTGCTACGACTTCTACTTTCGGGTACGACGATGCCATGCGCCGCTACCTGAATGCAACCGGAAGAGCAGAAGTAGTTGCTTTGGCAGATCAGATTGCAGAACATTTAACAGGAGACCCGGAAGTGTATGCAGATCCGGCAACCTATTTTGACGAATTGATCGAAATTGACTTAGATACTTTAGAACCGCATATCAACGGGCCATTCACGCCGGACCGCGGTACACCAGTTTCCAAAATGAAAGAAGAAGCGGAAGCAAACGGCTGGCCGATGAAAGTAGAGTGGGGGCTAATCGGTTCTTGTACCAACTCTTCCTACGAAGATATGTCGCGGGCAGCTTCCATCGTGGAGCAGGCTGTGAAGCACGGAATCACTCCGAAAGCAGAATTCGGGATCAACCCGGGATCGGAACAGGTTCGTTACACCATTGAGCGCGATGGCATCATTGCGACCTTCGAAAAAATGGGAACGAAAATCTTTACCAATGCCTGCGGACCTTGTATCGGTCAGTGGGACCGTGAAGGAGCGGATAAACAGGAAAAGAACACGATCGTGCACTCTTTCAACCGGAATTTCTCCAAGAGAGCAGACGGTAACCCGAATACGCACGCATTCGTAACATCGCCGGAAATGGTTGCTGCGATAGCAATCTCCGGAAATTTAGGATTCAATCCACTAACGGATACCTTAACCAATGACAAGGGCGAAGAAGTGAAACTACTTCCGCCTCACGGTGACGAACTTCCTACCAAAGGATTCGATGTGGAAGATCCGGGATACCAGTCTCCGGCAGAAGACGGTTCGAACGTAGAAGTAATTGTAAAACCGGATTCTACGCGTTTGCAACTATTGGAATCATTCCCTGCCTGGGACGGACAAAATATCCACAATGCTAAATTATTGATCAAAGCATTCGGGAAATGTACTACCGACCACATTTCAATGGCAGGCCCATGGCTGCGTTACCGCGGACATTTGGACAACATTTCCAATAACATGCTGATCGGTGCTGAAAATGCGTTTAATCATAAAGCAAACGAAGTGGTGAACCAATTGACAGGTTCTACCGGTGAAGTTCCTGCGGTTGCCCGGGCATATAAAAATGCAGGAGTTCCTTCCATTGTTGTGGGAGATCACAATTACGGAGAAGGGTCTTCCCGTGAGCACGCTGCCATGGAACCACGTCATTTGGGAGTGAAGGCAGTCATTGTAAAATCCTTTGCGCGCATCCACGAAACAAACCTGAAGAAACAGGGAATGCTGGGATTGACTTTCGCAAACGAAGCAGATTATAACAAGATCCTGGAAGACGATACGTTCAACTTCATTGACCTGGTTGATTTCGCTCCGGGAAAACAATTAACCCTGGAAATCGTTCATGCAGACGGTTCGAAAGAAGAGATTAAATTGAACCATACATACAACGAACAACAGATTGATTGGTTTAAAGCAGGTTCGGCATTGAATCTTATCAAGTTGCAGGAAAAGTCAAATTAA
- a CDS encoding TfoX/Sxy family protein, translating into MAYSEETLERIRRVLLSKEVDFEEKKMFMGVCIMVDDKMCCGTHISKNSQEDLLFCRISDEDYLKAVERDDVFPMKMGERVMKNYIYVMEHGFEHSKDLDYWIQQCLNYKPTAKSSKKK; encoded by the coding sequence ATGGCTTATAGCGAAGAAACATTGGAAAGGATACGCAGAGTGTTGTTATCCAAAGAAGTGGATTTCGAGGAAAAGAAAATGTTCATGGGAGTTTGTATCATGGTAGACGATAAAATGTGCTGCGGTACACATATTTCAAAAAATAGTCAGGAAGATTTGCTTTTTTGCAGAATCAGTGATGAAGACTATTTGAAAGCGGTGGAACGAGACGATGTTTTCCCTATGAAAATGGGCGAACGTGTCATGAAAAACTACATTTATGTGATGGAACATGGATTTGAACATTCAAAAGACCTGGATTATTGGATCCAACAGTGTTTGAATTACAAGCCAACAGCAAAATCAAGCAAGAAGAAGTGA
- a CDS encoding HXXEE domain-containing protein — protein MNFFRKHWYDLGGALALIVGIGLYINRYSLTGYQWLMWCSLISLFLHQLEEYRIVRTFPGMINKVMYNSVLPDRYPLNTNTALYVNVFVGWIVYLLAAILAEKAIWLGIATLLVSAGNIIAHTIVFNWKGKTVYNAGLATSWLFFAPCLFFFFKIVQANHLITLTDLVIGIPLGIVLNVVGILKMITWFADKNTPYVFEQRNLLQRDRK, from the coding sequence ATGAATTTCTTCCGCAAACATTGGTATGACCTGGGAGGTGCTTTAGCTCTGATCGTTGGTATTGGCTTGTACATCAACCGGTATTCATTGACAGGTTACCAGTGGCTAATGTGGTGCAGCCTCATTTCGCTCTTCTTGCATCAATTGGAGGAATACCGGATTGTTAGGACTTTTCCGGGAATGATCAATAAAGTCATGTACAACAGTGTATTGCCTGATCGTTATCCTCTGAACACCAATACTGCTTTGTACGTGAATGTATTTGTTGGCTGGATTGTTTACTTATTGGCAGCAATTCTGGCTGAGAAAGCAATCTGGCTGGGCATTGCAACGCTGTTGGTCTCAGCGGGAAACATCATCGCCCATACGATTGTTTTTAATTGGAAGGGAAAAACGGTTTACAATGCAGGCTTAGCCACCAGTTGGTTGTTTTTTGCTCCTTGCCTGTTCTTCTTTTTTAAAATTGTTCAGGCCAATCATTTGATTACACTCACCGACTTAGTGATCGGCATTCCGCTGGGTATTGTTTTAAACGTTGTTGGTATTCTGAAAATGATTACCTGGTTTGCAGACAAAAATACGCCTTACGTTTTCGAACAGCGGAATTTGCTGCAAAGGGACAGGAAGTGA
- a CDS encoding bifunctional aconitate hydratase 2/2-methylisocitrate dehydratase, which translates to MNTYQEYLQEIEERKAQGLHPKPIDGAELLSEIIAQIKDVNNAYREDSLKFFIYNTLPGTTSAAGVKAEFLKEIILGEATVNEITPVFGFELLSHMKGGPSIEVLLDLALGNDPAIAKQAADVLKTQVFLYDADIDRLKEAFKEGNAIALEILESYTRAEFFTKLPEVAEEIKVVTFIAGEGDISTDLLSPGNQAHSRSDRELHGKCMITPEAQDQIKMLQTQHPDASVMLIAEKGTMGVGSSRMSGVNNVALWTGKQASPYVPFVNFAPIVGGTNGISPIFLTTVDVTGGIGLDLKNWVKKTDAEGNVIRNENDEPVLEQVYSVATGTVLTINTKTKKLYHGDQELIDISKAFTPQKMEFIRAGGSYAIVFGKKLQTLAAKILEIEAPVVFAPSKEVSVEGQGLTAVEKIFNKNAVGISPGKVLHAGSDVRVEVNIVGSQDTTGLMTAQELESMAATVISPIVDGAYQSGCHTASVWDKKAQANIPKLMKFMNDFGLITARDPKGVYHSMTDVIHKVLNDITVDEWAIIIGGDSHTRMSKGVAFGADSGTVALALATGEASMPIPESVKVTFKGTMEEYMDFRDVVHATQAQMLHQFGGENVFQGRVIEVHIGTLTADQAFTFTDWTAEMKAKASICISEDDTLIESLEIAKSRIQIMIDKGMDNARQVLQGLINRADKRIAEIKSGEVPALTPDANAKYYAEVVVDLDQIAEPMIADPDVNNADVSKRYTHDTIRPLSFYGGDKKVDLGFIGSCMVHKGDMKILAQMLKNVEAQNGKVEFKAPLVVAPPTYNIVDELKAEGDWEVLQKYSGFEFNDNAPKGEARTKYENMLYLERPGCNLCMGNQEKAEKGDTVMATSTRLFQGRVVEDSEGKKGESLLSSTPVVVLSTILGRTPSIEEYKKAVEGINLTKFAPSHKLLAN; encoded by the coding sequence ATGAATACCTATCAAGAATACCTTCAGGAAATTGAAGAGAGAAAAGCGCAGGGGCTTCACCCGAAACCGATCGATGGTGCTGAATTATTAAGCGAGATTATTGCTCAGATCAAAGATGTCAATAATGCGTATCGCGAAGATTCACTGAAGTTTTTTATTTACAACACCTTGCCGGGAACTACGAGTGCTGCCGGTGTAAAAGCGGAATTTTTAAAGGAAATCATCCTTGGAGAAGCAACGGTGAATGAAATTACGCCGGTTTTTGGGTTTGAATTGTTGTCACACATGAAAGGTGGTCCTTCCATCGAAGTGTTGCTTGATCTGGCACTTGGAAATGACCCTGCTATCGCGAAACAGGCTGCGGATGTTCTGAAAACGCAGGTTTTCCTGTATGATGCAGATATCGACCGTTTGAAAGAAGCGTTCAAGGAAGGAAATGCCATTGCATTGGAAATTTTGGAAAGTTATACAAGAGCTGAGTTCTTCACAAAACTTCCGGAAGTTGCCGAAGAAATTAAAGTTGTAACGTTCATCGCCGGTGAAGGAGATATTTCTACCGATTTACTTTCTCCGGGTAACCAGGCTCACTCGCGTTCAGACCGTGAATTGCACGGGAAATGCATGATCACTCCGGAAGCGCAGGACCAGATTAAAATGCTTCAAACCCAGCACCCGGATGCAAGCGTGATGCTGATCGCTGAAAAAGGAACAATGGGTGTTGGTTCTTCCCGTATGTCGGGGGTGAACAACGTAGCATTGTGGACAGGTAAACAAGCTAGTCCGTATGTGCCGTTCGTGAATTTCGCTCCGATCGTGGGAGGAACAAACGGGATCTCCCCGATTTTCTTAACCACAGTGGATGTAACCGGAGGTATCGGGTTGGATTTGAAAAACTGGGTGAAGAAAACAGACGCGGAAGGAAACGTTATCCGCAATGAGAACGACGAGCCGGTTTTGGAGCAGGTGTATTCCGTAGCTACGGGAACGGTTTTGACCATTAATACAAAAACCAAGAAATTATACCACGGCGACCAGGAACTGATTGATATTTCAAAGGCATTTACGCCACAGAAAATGGAGTTCATCAGAGCCGGAGGATCTTACGCGATCGTTTTCGGTAAGAAACTACAGACATTGGCAGCGAAGATCCTTGAAATAGAAGCTCCGGTAGTTTTCGCTCCGTCCAAAGAAGTTTCCGTGGAAGGACAAGGATTGACGGCAGTTGAGAAGATCTTCAACAAAAATGCAGTAGGGATTTCCCCGGGGAAAGTATTGCACGCAGGTTCTGACGTACGTGTAGAAGTAAACATCGTAGGTTCGCAGGATACAACCGGTTTGATGACTGCACAGGAATTGGAATCCATGGCTGCAACGGTTATTTCCCCGATTGTGGACGGTGCTTACCAGTCAGGATGTCACACGGCTTCTGTTTGGGACAAAAAAGCGCAGGCAAACATCCCGAAACTGATGAAGTTCATGAACGATTTCGGTTTGATTACCGCTCGCGACCCGAAAGGTGTTTACCATTCCATGACGGATGTAATCCACAAAGTATTGAACGATATTACGGTAGACGAGTGGGCGATCATCATAGGTGGTGATTCACACACACGTATGTCGAAAGGAGTTGCGTTCGGTGCCGACTCAGGTACGGTTGCTTTGGCGCTTGCTACCGGTGAAGCTTCCATGCCGATCCCGGAATCCGTGAAAGTAACCTTCAAAGGAACCATGGAAGAATACATGGATTTCCGCGATGTGGTTCACGCAACGCAAGCCCAGATGCTTCACCAATTCGGTGGCGAGAATGTATTCCAGGGACGCGTTATTGAAGTTCACATCGGGACACTGACTGCTGACCAGGCATTTACGTTTACAGACTGGACGGCAGAAATGAAAGCGAAAGCTTCGATCTGTATTTCGGAAGACGATACGTTGATCGAATCACTGGAAATTGCGAAAAGCCGTATCCAGATCATGATCGACAAAGGAATGGACAATGCAAGACAAGTACTTCAGGGCTTGATCAACAGAGCCGATAAGCGTATTGCAGAGATCAAATCAGGAGAAGTACCGGCTTTGACACCGGATGCCAATGCGAAATATTACGCAGAAGTAGTGGTTGATCTGGACCAGATCGCAGAGCCGATGATTGCTGACCCGGATGTAAACAACGCAGACGTTTCCAAACGATACACACATGATACGATTCGTCCGTTGTCATTCTATGGCGGAGATAAAAAAGTAGATCTTGGATTCATCGGTTCGTGCATGGTACACAAGGGCGATATGAAAATCCTGGCGCAAATGCTGAAAAACGTAGAAGCACAAAACGGGAAAGTGGAATTCAAAGCTCCGTTGGTTGTTGCTCCTCCGACATACAATATCGTAGACGAATTGAAAGCAGAAGGCGACTGGGAAGTATTGCAGAAATACTCCGGATTCGAGTTCAACGACAACGCTCCAAAAGGCGAAGCACGTACGAAATACGAAAACATGTTATACCTGGAGCGTCCGGGATGTAACCTGTGTATGGGTAACCAGGAAAAAGCTGAAAAAGGAGATACGGTAATGGCAACATCCACGCGTTTGTTCCAGGGCCGTGTAGTAGAAGACTCCGAAGGTAAAAAAGGAGAATCGTTGCTTTCATCCACGCCGGTTGTAGTGCTTTCTACAATCTTGGGTAGAACGCCATCCATCGAAGAATACAAAAAGGCTGTTGAGGGAATTAACTTAACGAAGTTTGCTCCATCTCACAAGCTGTTGGCGAATTAA
- the rpsF gene encoding 30S ribosomal protein S6 has protein sequence MNSYETVFILTPVLSEDQAKEAVQKYESDLAAMGGKLTHSESWGLKKLAYPIQKKSTGFYFLFQFDAEGSVIAELELAMKRDERIMRFLTVKMDKDHVAYAEKRRKKMSGAPVEA, from the coding sequence ATGAATTCTTACGAAACTGTTTTCATTCTTACTCCCGTTTTGTCTGAAGACCAGGCAAAGGAAGCAGTGCAAAAGTACGAAAGCGATTTGGCTGCCATGGGTGGTAAATTAACGCATTCTGAGAGCTGGGGCCTTAAAAAATTGGCTTACCCGATCCAAAAGAAATCAACTGGTTTCTATTTCTTATTCCAATTCGATGCTGAAGGTTCAGTAATCGCTGAGTTGGAATTGGCTATGAAACGTGACGAGCGCATCATGCGATTCTTAACTGTGAAAATGGATAAGGACCATGTTGCTTACGCTGAGAAACGTCGCAAAAAAATGAGCGGAGCTCCGGTTGAAGCTTAA
- the rpsR gene encoding 30S ribosomal protein S18 — MSQNDIRYLTPINIEIKKDKYCRFKKSGIKFIDFKDANFLLRLVNEQGKILPRRITGTSAKYQKRVNKAIKRARHLAILPYVGDMLK, encoded by the coding sequence ATGTCACAAAACGATATTCGCTATTTGACTCCGATCAACATCGAGATCAAAAAAGATAAATACTGCCGTTTCAAAAAAAGCGGAATTAAATTCATCGATTTCAAAGACGCTAACTTCTTGTTGCGTTTGGTGAACGAGCAGGGAAAAATTCTTCCTCGCCGTATTACCGGAACTTCTGCTAAATACCAGAAGAGAGTTAATAAAGCTATCAAACGTGCTCGTCACCTGGCTATCTTGCCTTACGTTGGCGATATGTTGAAATAG
- the rplI gene encoding 50S ribosomal protein L9, which yields MEVILKKNIDKLGYKDEVVTVKPGYGRNFLIPQGYASLATPSAKKAHEDMMKQRSHKESKIVAEAEAIAAKLSEVTVKISTKVGENGKIFGSVNTVQLSEALKAAGFDIDRKALKIKDEPIKEVGTFEAEANLHKGVKPVFKFEVVGE from the coding sequence ATGGAAGTAATTCTTAAGAAAAATATCGATAAATTAGGTTACAAGGACGAAGTTGTAACTGTGAAGCCAGGTTACGGACGTAACTTCCTGATCCCTCAGGGTTACGCTTCTTTGGCTACTCCTTCTGCGAAAAAAGCGCACGAGGATATGATGAAGCAACGCTCTCACAAAGAGTCTAAAATTGTTGCTGAGGCAGAAGCAATTGCAGCTAAATTGTCTGAAGTTACTGTGAAAATCAGCACGAAAGTGGGTGAAAACGGTAAGATCTTCGGTTCAGTTAACACGGTTCAATTGTCTGAAGCATTGAAAGCTGCAGGATTTGACATCGACCGTAAAGCTTTGAAAATTAAAGACGAGCCAATCAAAGAAGTTGGAACGTTCGAAGCTGAAGCAAACTTACACAAAGGTGTGAAGCCTGTATTCAAATTTGAAGTTGTAGGAGAATAA